The following are encoded together in the Chlorocebus sabaeus isolate Y175 chromosome 12, mChlSab1.0.hap1, whole genome shotgun sequence genome:
- the LOC103219202 gene encoding olfactory receptor 13C7-like: MEVANQSIVAEFVLLGLSDQPRLEKTFFVLILLMYLVILLGNGVLILVTVSNSHLHMPMYFFLGNLSFLDICYTTSSIPLVLDGFLTPRKTISFSGCAVQMFLSFAMGATECVLLGMMAFDRYVAICNPLRYPVVISKAAYVPMAASSWVAGGANSLVQISLAVQLPFCGDNIINHFTCEILAVLKLACADISINVISMGVANVIFLGVPVLFIFVSYIFILTTILRIPSAEGQRKAFSTCSAHLTVVVIFYGTILFMYAKPKSKDLLGADKQDVSDKLISLFYGVLIPMLNPIIYSLRNKDVKAAVRSLVSQKCFTQR, translated from the coding sequence ATGGAAGTGGCCAACCAATCCATTGTGGCAGAATTTGTCTTGCTTGGCCTGTCAGATCAGCCAAGGCTGGAGAAAACATTCTTTGTACTCATCCTGCTGATGTACCTGGTGATCCTGCTGGGCAACGGGGTCCTCATCCTGGTGACTGTGTCCAACTCCCACCTACACATGCCCATGTACTTCTTCCTCGGGAACCTCTCCTTCCTGGACATCTGCTACACAACCTCTTCCATTCCTCTGGTCCTGGACGGTTTCCTCACTCCCAGGAAAACCATCTCCTTCTCAGGCTGTGCAGTGCAGATGTTCCTCTCCTTTGCCATGGGAGCCACAGAGTGTGTGCTCCTGGGCATGATGGCGTTTGATCGCTATGTGGCCATCTGCAACCCCCTTAGGTACCCAGTAGTCATAAGCAAGGCTGCCTATGTGCCCATGGCTGCCAGCTCCTGGGTGGCTGGTGGAGCCAACTCCTTGGTGCAGATCTCTCTTGCAGTACAGTTACCCTTCTGTGGGgataacatcattaatcatttcaCCTGTGAGATCCTGGCAGTTCTGAAGTTGGCCTGTGCTGACATCTCCATCAATGTGATCAGCATGGGGGTGGCCAATGTGATCTTCCTGGGGGTCCCAGTGCTCTTCATCTTTGTCTCCTACATCTTCATACTTACCACCATCCTGAGGATCCCCTCAGCTGAGGGACAGCGAAAGGCCTTCTCCACTTGCTCTGCACATCTTACTGTGGTGGTGATTTTCTATGGGACTATTCTTTTCATGTATGCAAAGCCCAAGTCTAAGGACCTCCTGGGGGCAGACAAACAGGATGTTTCAGACAAGCTCATCTCCCTCTTTTATGGAGTGTTGATCCCCATGCTCAACCCCATCATCTACAGCCTGAGGAACAAGGACGTGAAGGCTGCTGTGAGGAGCCTGGTAAGTCAGAAATGCTTCACCCAGCGATAG